The Microbacterium oleivorans genome contains the following window.
GGCCTCGGGTGAGGCGAACGACTTCGAGTGGGGCATCGCACCCATCCCGCAGCTCGACGACTCGACCGCCGGCACCGACAACACCCCGGTGACCTTCGGCGACCCGACCGGTTTCTCGATCAACGCGAACATCGACGGCGCCAAGACTCAGGCGGCGAAGGACTTCCTCGCCTACGCCGCGAGCCTCGAGGCCGCGGAGGAGCTCGCGAAGATCGGCATCACGCCGGCCGTCGCCAACGACGACGTCACCGAGGCCTACTTCGCCGTCGAGGGTGCACCCACCGACGACCTGTCGAAGTTCGCCTGGTCGACCGGCGAGGTGGCTCCGGAGAACCCGACGTCCAACAAGACGGCGGCGATCCAGAACATCCTCAACGACATGCACAGCGCGATCCTCTCCGGCTCGACTCCGGTCGACCAGGCCATCACCGAGGCCGAGGACCGCGTCGCCAGCGAGGTCGGACTCGACTGAGCCCGCCCCGCCGTCGCCTCGTGCGACGGCACCTGCGGCCGGCGCGGCGCGCCCGCGCCGGCCGCATCCCCCTCCGTCCTCCCCAGGAGAACCCATGACCACCACAGCCGCCGCCCCGAAGGCCGGCCGCCCCGAGCCGACGCAGCGCCGTCGGCGATCGAAGCTGACCCTGCGCAACACGCTGCTGGGGTGGAGCTTCATCCTCCCCAACTTCGTCGGATTCGCCCTGCTGACGCTCGTTCCCGTCATCACGCTGTTCTACATGTCGCTGACGAACTGGAACATCTTCGGCACGGCCAACTGGGTGGGGCTCGCCAACTTCGAGCGGCTGCTCGGCGACGGCAGCTTCCGCATCTCGTTCGTCAACACGCTCTACTACGCAGCGCTGCACATCCCGCTGACGATCGTCGCCTCGCTCGGTCTCGCCCTGCTGCTGAACAACAAGCTCCGCGGCGTCGCCTTCTTCCGCACCGCCGCGTTCTTCCCCTACATCACCTCGATCGTCGCGATCGCCGTGGTGTGGAACCTGCTCTTCAGCCCCGAGTACGGCCCCATCAACGAGATCCTCCGCGGAATCGGCATCGCCAACCCGCCCGGATGGCTCACCTCGTCGGAATGGGCGATGCCCGCCGTCGTCATCGTCAGCACCTGGCGTGACATGGGCTACTACATGATCCTCTTCCTCGCCGGGCTCCAGACGGTGCCCCGCGAGCTGTACGAGGCGGCCCGCATGGACGGCGCGAACGCGTGGCAGCGCTTCGTGAACGTCACGCTGCCGTGCCTGCGGCCGACGATGTTCTTCGTCACCGTCATGCTCACGATCAACTCGTTCAAGATCTTCGACCTCATCCTCGTCATGACCGAGGGCGGGCCGGGTCAGTCGACGCTCGTGATCTCGCAGTTCATCTACCGCAAGGGGTTCGAGGAGAACCAGTTCGGCTACGCCTCCGCGGCGGCCGTGGCGCTCTTCTTCCTCTGCATCTTCGTGACCATCATCCAGTTCATCTGGAACAAGCGGAGGAACGTCTGATGACCGATCTGCTCGTGCCCCAAGACGACCGTCGCGCGCTGCGCAAGCTCGCCGCCGACGCGACCCCCGAGGGCCACCGCCCCGACACCGTCACCCCGCTTCGCCGCGTGGGCCGCATCGCCGGCTACATCGCGCTCATCATCGCCGCCGCAGCGCTGCTGCTGCCGTTCTTCTGGATGATCATGAGCTCGCTGAAGACGGCGAACGAGGTGTTCTCGGTGCCGATCCAGTGGATCCCCGAGGTCTTCATCTGGCAGAACTACGTCGACATCTGGAGCCAGTCCGGGATGCTGACCTGGATCCGCAACACGCTCGTGCTCGCGGTGGTCGTGACCTTCCTGCAGGTGCTCACCGGTTCGTTCGCGGCCTACGGGTTCGCCCGCATCCGCTTCCCCGGTCGCGACGTGCTCTTCCTCGCCTACATCGGCACCATCGCGGTGCCGTGGCAGTCGTACATGATCCCGCAGTTCATCCTGCTCTCGAACGTCAAGGTGTCGAACACGCTGTGGGCGATCATCCTGATCCAGGCCTTCGGCGCGTTCGGGGTGTTCCTCATGAAGCAGTTCTACGAGACCATCCCCGAGGAGCTGTCCGAGGCTGCGCGCCTGGACGGACTGAGCGAGTACGGCATCTGGCGCCGCATCATGCTGCCGCTGTCGGTGCCGGCCCTCGCGAGCCTCACGCTGCTGACGTTCGTCAACACCTGGAACGACTACCTCGGGCCGCTCATCTACCTGCGCAACCCCGACCTGTGGACGATCCAGCTCGGCCTGAAGAGCTTCGTGAGCAACCTGTACGACACGAACTACGCGCTGCTGTTCGCCGGCCTGGTCATCTCGGTGGTCCCGATCGCGCTGATCTTCCTGCTCGGGCAGAAGTACTTCGTCGAGGGCATCGCGACGAGCGGCATGAAGGGCTGAGGCCGTGAAGCGCATCTCGCACAACACCTACGCGACGGTCTTCGGCGTGGTCTATCTGGGCCTGATGACCAACCTGCTGCTGCTCGCGTCGTGCCTGCCGTTCGTGATCCTGCTGGTCATCACCGATCCGGCGCTGTCGTGGCCGCTGCTCGCCGTGGTCGCCCCTCCGTGCGCACCCGGCATCACGGCGGCGTTCGCGACCTTCCGCGCCCACGGCGAGGGCGACAACCAGGTGGTGCGCACCTTCGCCCGCAACTGGAAGCGCTCGTGGCGCAAGGCGATGCTGCTGGGCACCGCCGCCACGGCGGGGCTCGTCATCGTGCTCGTGGATGTGCGCTTCTTCGCGCCCCTGCAGGCCGGGGTCGCGGTCGTGCCGGTGCTGGCCGTGCTCACGGTGCTGCTGCTCGCCAGCGCACTCGTGGCCTTCGCCGCCCTGGCCGAGGAGCCGCGCGCCACCTTCCGGGCGATCGCCCGCGCGGCGCTGTACCTCAGCGTCCGGCGCTGGTGGCTGAGCCTGGTCTCACTCGCGGTCATCGCGCTGCAGGCCGGACTCTTCGTCACCATGCCGGCGATCGCGATCGGGCTCACCGCCGCACCGGCGCTCTATCTCGCGTGGGCCAACGCCCGCTACATCCTCCGTCCGGTTCTCGGCGACCCCGAGCCCCAGACCGTCTGACCCCCGAAGGAACCCTCGCAATGACATCCCTCCCCGGCACCGACCTCGACGTCTCGCCCGCGGCCACCGCCGCGATCGACGCGGCGATCGCCGACGCCCTGGCGACCCTGCGCCGCAACATCGAGACGTTCGGCCTCAGTTACCCGGACGACACCACCGACGGCGACCGCTATCCGATCCGCCCCGCGGCGGGCGGCTTCGCCGCGGGTGCGAACCGCGGCTGGACCACGAGCTTCTGGCCCGGGATGATGTGGATCGCGTGGGAGATCACCGGCGACACGTTCTTCCGCGACGCCGGCCTCGCCCACGCCGCCGACTTCGCGCGTCGCGTGCGCGAGGAGGACGACCTCGACACCCACGACCTCGGGTTCCTCTACACGCTCGCCTCGGTCGCACCCTCGCGGCTCCTCGGCGACGAGGACGCCCGAGCAGCCGCGCTCGAGGCGGCCGATCACCTCATGCGCCGGTTCCTCGAACCCGCGGGCATCATCCAGGCGTGGGGCGACCTCTCCGACCCGGCCCAGCGCGGGCGCACGATCGTCGACAGCCTCATGAACATGCCGCTGCTGACATGGGCCGGCGAGCAGACGGGGCAGAGCCGCTTCGCCGACGCCGTCCGGCGCCACACCACGCAGCTGCGCACCCACATCCTGCGCGACGACGACACCACCTTCCACACCTTCTACTGGGACGCCGAGACCGGCGAGCCGCTCCGGGGCGCCACCGAGCAGGGCGCCTTCGACGACTCGTGCTGGGCGCGCGGGCAGGCGTGGGGCGTCTACGGCTTCGCGCTCAACCACCGCGCCACGGGAGACCCGGCGCTCCTGGACGCATCGCGTCGCTGCGCCGAGCGGTTCCTCTCTCACCTGCCGAGCGACCGCGTGCCCTTCTGGGACATGGTCTACACCGACGGTGCCGACGCCCCCCGCGACAGCTCGTCGGCGGCGATCGCCGTGTCGGGCCTGTTCGAGCTCGCCGGCGTCGAGACCGACCCCGAGGCCGCGCGTCGCTATCGCGCCGCCGCGTACGAGATCCTCGCCTCGCTCATCGAGAACTACACGCCCGAGACGCCCGAAGCGTCCGACGCGGTGATCCTGCACAGCGTCTACGACTTCCCGAAGTCGGTGGGCGTCGACGAGGGCACCCTGTGGGGCGACTACTTCTACCTCGAGGCCCTCGTGCGCGCCGCGCGCCCCGACTGGAAGCCGTACTGGTGAGGCTCGTCCGCTATCGGTCCCCGCTCGGCGGGGACGTCGCCCGTTCGGGTGCCGTCGTCGAGGTGGCCGGCGTCGACCGGGTCGTCGACCTCGGCGCCGACACCCTTCCCGAGCTCCTGGCCGCAGGGTCGGCGCCGCTGCACGCCGCGATCGCCGCCGGTGCGGCAGCGGCCCCGCTGCTGTCGGACGTGCGACTCGAGGCGCCGGTGCGCCCGGGCAAGATCCTCTGCCTCGGCTACAACTACCGCGGTCACGTGCCCGACGGCGTCGATCCGACCGCCGACGACCCCGACTTCCCCGACGTGTTCGTGAAGACGCCCAACACCCTGGGCGGCCCGGCCGACCCGGTCGTGGTGCCCGCCGTGGCCGACGACGTCGACTACGAGGGCGAGATCGCCGTGGTCATCGGACGCCGAGCGAAGGACGTCGGCATCGACGATGCCCTCGACCACGTCGCGGGCTTCACGATCCTCAACGACGTGTCGGACCGCTCCTGGCAGCGCCGGCAGAGCCAGTGGGCGATGGGCAAGTGCTTCGACGGCTTCGCGCCGCTCGGGCCCTGGCTCGTCACCCCCGACGAGGCGGGCGATCCGCAGGACATGCTCGTCGAGGTCGTGCGCGACGGTGTCGTCACCGTCTCGCAGTCGACCGCCACGACGATCTTCTCCGTCGCCTTCGTCGTGTCGTACCTCTCGAGCGTCATGACCCTCGAGCCCGGCGACATCATCTCCACCGGCACCCCCCAGAAGCTCCCTGCCGCGCAGGGATCGCATCGACCGCTCCGCCCGGGCGACGCGGTCACCGTGCGCATCGAGCGGCTGGGCGAGCTCACCACCACCTTCATCGGAGGCCCCGCATGATCCTCGACTCCTTCCGCCTCGACGACCGCGTCGCGCTCGTGACCGGCTCCACCCGCGGCCTCGGCCAGGGCGCGGCCATCGCGCTCGCCGAGGCGGGCGCCGACGTCGCGCTGCTCGATCGCGGTGACGCCACAGAGACCGCGGAGCGGATCGAGGCGCTCGGCCGCCGCGCGCATCGCATCCGGCTCGACCTGGCCACCGCCACGCCGGATCAGCTCGCCGCTGCCGTCGACGAGACCGTCGCCGAGCTCGGTCGCATCGACATCCTGGTCAACAACGCCGGCATGATCCGCCGCGCCCCCGCCGCCGAGCACCCCGTCGCCGACTGGAACGAGGTGCTCGCGGTCAACCTCGACGCCGTGTTCCACCTCTCGCAGGCCGCCGGGCGGCGCATGATCGCGCAGGGATCGGGCCGCATCCTCAACGTCGCCTCGATGCTCTCCTTCCAGGGCGGCATCCTCGTTCCCGGCTACGCCGCCTCCAAGCACGCCGTGGCCGGGCTCACCAAGGCGCTGGCCAACGAATGGGCGGCGTCGGGCGTGACCGTCAACGCCATCGCCCCCGGCTACATGGCCACCGACAACACCGCGCCCATCCGCGCCGACGCCGACCGCGAGGCATCCATCCTCGCCCGCATCCCCGCGGCCCGCTGGGGCACTCCCGGCGACCTGCAGGGAGCCTTCGTCTTCCTCGCCTCGAATGCCGCCGCCTACGTCACCGGGGCCATCGTGCCGGTGGACGGCGGCTGGCTCGTCCGCTGACCCCGACCCCCGAACGACCCCGGAAGGGAAAACCCATGCAGCAGCGCTACGCGACCAACCCCGCACAGATCCCCGGCATGACCACCGCCGACCTGCGCGAGCAGTACCTCGTCCCCGAGGTGTTCCTGCCCGGCGAGATCACGGTCGTCTACACCCACCACGACCGCATCGTCCTGGGCGGCGCCGTGCCCGCCGGGCGCGACCTCGTGCTGCCGGGATACCCGGAGATCCGCAGCGACTACTTCCTCCAGCACCGTGAGGTCGGCATCATCAACGTCGGCGGCACCGGGACGGTCACCGCCGACGGCGAGGTCTACACGCTGGTCACGGGCGCCTGCCTGTATCTCGGGCGCGGCATCCGCGACGTCGTCTTCGCCGACGCGGCCGAGGGCGCCGAGGCGGGGGCGCAGTTCTACCTGTTCTCCGCTCCGGCGCACACGACCTACCCGGCCGCGCTCGTCTCGCCCGGCGAGGGCACGGTGCGCGAGCTCGGCGACCAGGCCACGAGCAACCGCCGCACGCTCAACCAGTACATCCACGAGAACGGCGTGAAGAGCTGCCAGATCGTCATGGGGGTGACGAGCCTGCACGAGGGCTCGATGTGGAACACCATGCCCGCGCACACGCACGACCGCCGCACCGAGTGCTACCTGTACTTCGACGTCCCCGAGGACGCCCGCGTCATCCACCTGCTCGGTGAGCGCGAGGAGACCCGTCACCTCGTCGTCGCCGATCGGCAGGCCATCATCTCGCCCAGCTGGTCGCTGCACTCGGGCGTGGGAACCGCCGCCTACTCGTTCATCTGGGCCATGGCGGGCGAGAACCAGACGTTCGACGACATGGATGCCGCGCCCGTCACGACCCTGAAGTGACCGGATCGGTGAACCGGATGCTGCTGGCGATCGGCGAGACCATGGCGATGGTCGCGCCGATCGCCGCGGAGCCGGTCGAGCAGGCCGAGCTCTTCCGCGTCGACGCCGGGGGAGCGGAGTCCAACGTCGCTGCCCACGTCGCCGCCCTCGGGCAGCCCGCGGCGTGGTTCTCGCGGCTCGGCGACGACGCCCTCGGGCGTCGCGTGCTCGGCCGCATCCGCGCGCGCGGGGTCGACGTCTCGCGCGTCGTGGTCGACGGAGACCGTCCGACGGGCCTGTACGTGAAGGACCCGGGCGCCGGTGTCGCGTACTACCGCGCCGGATCGGCCGCGGCGCACCTGACGATCGCCGACGCCGACGAGCTGTCGTGGGACGGGGTGGCCGTGCTCCACGTCTCGGGCATCACCGCGGCGCTCGGCGGCACCGCCCCGGCATTCCTCGACCGCGTCGTGGACCGGGCGCGGGCGGCCGGGGTGCTGGTGAGCGTCGATGTGAACCACCGCGCGCCGCTGTGGCGCGCGGACGCGGCTTCCGAGCCCCTCCTCGCGCTCGCGCGCCGCGCCGACATCGTCTTCGTCGGCCGCGACGAGGCCGAGACGCTCTGGGACGCCGCGACGGCCGACGCCGCGCGGGCACTGCTCGTGGCGGTGCCGCAGCTGGTGGTCAAGGACGGTGCGGTCGGTGCGACGCTCTTCGCGGGTGACGAGCGGGTGTTCGAACCCGCCCTCGTGGTCGACGTGGTCGAGCCGGTCGGCGCGGGAGACGCGTTCGCCGGCGGCTATCTCGCGGCGCTCCTCGCCGGAGCGCCGGCATCCGATCGGCTCCGTTCGGGCCACGCCCGCGCCGCGCTGACGATGGCGACGACCGGAGACTTCCCCGACGGCGCCGTCGTCGCCTCCACCCCGTTCTCCGAAAGGACCCCGTCATGACCATCGCCTCCACCGACCCGACCGCCGCCCTCGACGACATCTTCGCCGGGGCGCCGCTCATGGCGATCCTGCGGGGGATGGGGCTCGACCGGTCTGTGCGCCTCGCGACGGCGGCCTGGGACCTCGGCATCGACTCGGTGGAGGTGCCGCTGCAGACGGCGGAGGACGAGCGGGCGCTGCGCGAAGTGGTGCGGCTCGGCGCCGTGCGCGGCAAAGCGGTCGGCGCCGGCACGATCCTCACCATCGCCCAGGTCGACCAGGCCGTGGCGGCCGGTGCCGCCTATCTGGTCTCGCCGGGGCTCGACCCCGAGGTGGTGCGGGCAGCGCAAGAGCGCGGCATCCCGGTCCTGCCCGGCGTCTCGACGCCGAGCGAGGTGCAGCAGGCGGTGGGCCTCGGCCTGACGTGGCTGAAGGCGTTCCCCGCGCAGTGGCTCGGCGCCGACTGGTTCACGCACATCCGCGGCCCGTTCCCGGGCGTGCGGTTCGTGGCCACCGGGGGCATGGACGCCACGAACGCCGGGGCCTTCCTCGATGCCGGCGTGCGCGTGGTGGCCGTCGGCTCGGCCCTCGAGGACGAGTCGCAGCTGCCCCGCCTCGCCGCCCTGCTCTCCCGCTGACGCGCTCGAGCGCACGGCTTCGCCGCGAGCGCACGGCCTGCTCACGCTCCAAGGCCGTGCACTCGGTGCTCAGCCGTGCATTGGGCGTGTGATGCGAGGATGCCCTGGGCCGGGGCTTCTTCCCCGGCCCAGGGCCACAGGCGACCTCGCTCAGGGGAGGACGATGACCTTGCCCGCGATGCCGCTCTCGGCGGCCTCCGCGTGCAGCGCAGGCAGCTCGTCGAGGGGGATGCGACGTGTGACCTCGACGGTCAGCGCGCCCTCGTCCACGAGCCCGACCAGCTCGGCGAGGCGTTCGCGGTCGCGGCGGACGAACACCGTCGCAGCGCGGACGCTCCGTTCCTCGTCGCCGGGCGTGGCCATGAAGGCCGTCGTGCTGACGACGGCGCCGCCGTCGGCGACGGCTGCGACGTAGCTCTCGAACAGATCGGGGTCGATCGGCGCGAAGTTCAGCAGCACGTCGACCTTCCCGTCGAGCGAGGCGAGCACGTCACTCGTGGTGTGGTCGACGATCCGGTCTGCGCCGGCGGCGCGGACGCCGTCGATGCTGCGGGGACTCGCGGTGGCGGTGACGTGGATGCCGGCACGCCGGGCGAGCTGGACGGCGTATTTGCCCACGACGCCGCCCGCGCCCACGATCAGCGCCCGCTGGCCCGACTCGAGACGACCGTCGTCGAAGAGGGCCTGCCAGGCGGTCAGCGCGACGGAGGGCAGCGCGGCGGCGTCCGCGAGTGGCACGCTCGTCGGCGCGGCGACCACGGCTTCGGCGGGTGCGAGCACGAACTCCGCGGCACCGCCGTCGCGCTCCATGGGGAGGAAGGCGATCACCGCGTCGCCCACGGCGAGGTCGGTCACGTCCGGGCCGACGGCGTCGATGGAGCCCGAGACGTCGTACCCGGGCACGTGGGGCAGCTCGATCGGGATGGGGAGGAAGCCCCCGCGCATTCCGCCGTCAGCGGCGTTGTACGCCGACGCGACGACCCGGATGCGCACCTGCCCGGCTGCCGGCTCGGGGCGGTCGATGTCGACGACCTCGAGGACGTCGGGACCGCCGGTCTGGGAGAACTGCACTGCCTTCATGATGTGATCCTTCGTCCGAGTCGTTCGAGGTGCTTCGAATTCGAAGCGTTGAACCGAAGGTACCACTACTTCGAATGTGAAGCAACGGGTAGGCTCGAAGCATGACGAACGCGCCACGCTCCCTGACGTCGACGCAGCTCGAGGCCTACCTCGCCTTCACAGAGGTGGGCAGCCTGCTGCGCCCGGCCGTCGAGACGCAGCTGAAGGATGCCGGCGGCTTGAGTTACGTGCAGTTTCAGCTGCTGGCGCGCTTGAACGACGCCCCGGATGGCACCCTGCGCATGACCGACCTCGCGGACGGGGTGGTGTACAGCCGCAGCGGCCTGACCTACCAGGCCACGCTGCTCGAACAGCGCGGATACGTCACTCGATCACCGTCGCCCGACGACGAGCGGAGCACGGTGGTCGCCCTGACGAGCGCTGGGCGCGACGTGCTGACCGCGGTGTTCCCGGGGCACATCGAGACCGTGCACCGCCTGCTCTTCGCGCCGCTGTCCGACACGGATGCCGCCGACCTCGCGCGCATCCTCGGCAGCGTGACTGGGCACCTGCGCTCGGCGCCGCCGCGTTCGGCATCCCGGCGCCGTCCGTCCTGACCGGCACCGGGCGTCCGCGTCCGCGCGCTCGCCGCGGACTCGCACGAGCGCACGGCTTCGCCACGAGCGCACGGCCTGCTCATGCTCGAAGGCCGTGCACTCGGTGCTCAGCCGTGCATTGGGCGTGTGATGCGAGGATGTCGCGGGCTCAGCCGCCGAGGGCGGCGGTGACCACGGCGCGGGCCTCGGCCTGCACCTCGGCGAGGTGCTCGGGGCCGCGCAGGCTCTCGGAGTAGAGCTTGTAGACGTCCTCGGTGCCCGAGGGGCGCGCGGCGAACCAGGCGTGCTCGGTCTGCACCTTCAGGCCACCGATGGCCGCGCCGTTGCCCGGCGCGTGCGACAGCTTCGCCGTGATCGGCTCGCCGGCGAGCTCGGTCGCCGATACCGCGTCTCCCGACAGCTTGCCCAGGGCCGCCTTCTGCTCGGGCGTGGCCGCCGCGTCGACACGCTGGTACGCCGAGGAGCCGAACTCCGCCTCGAGCTCGGCGTAGCGCTGCGACGGGGTCTTGCCGGTCACGGCGAGGATCTCGGCGGCGAGGAGGCACAGCAGGATGCCGTCCTTGTCGGTCGTCCACACGGTGCCGTCCTTGCGGAGGAAGGACGCCCCGGCCGACTCCTCGCCGCCGAACGCCACCGAGCCGTCGAGCAGGCCCGGTACGAACCACTTGAACCCGACCGGCACCTCCAGGAGCGTGCGGCCGAGCGAGGCGGCGACGCGGTCGATGATCATCGACGACACGAGGGTCTTGCCGACCGCGGCATCCGCCGGCCAGCCGGGCCGGTTCGCGAAGAGGTAGTCGATCGCGACCGCGAGGTAGTGGTTGGGGTTCATCAGCCCGGCGTCGGGCGTCACGATGCCGTGGCGGTCGGCGTCGGCGTCGTTGCCGGTGAGGATGTCGTACTCGGCGCTGCGCGCCACGAGCGAGGCCATCGCCGAGGGCGAAGAGGGATCCATGCGGATCTTCTCGTCCCAGTCGAGTGTCATGAACTTCCAGGTCGGGTCGACCTCGGGGTTGACCACGGTCAGGTCGAGCCCGTAGACCTCGGCGATCAGCGCCCAGTACTCCACGGATGCCCCGCCGAGCGGGTCGGCTCCGATGCGCACGCCGGCGGCCTTGATCGCGTCGATGTCGATGATGGTCGCGAGATCGTCGACGTAGGCGCCGCGGAAGTCGTACTGCCCGAGCGACTCCAGGTCGATGTCGGCGTGGCGGGTGCGGTGCACGCCCTCGAGCCCGGCGGCGATGAGCTCGTTGGCGCGGTCGGCGATCCACGAGGTGGCGTCGGTGTCGGCCGGGCCGCCGTGCGGCGGGTTGTACTTGAAGCCGCCGTCGCGCGGCGGGTTGTGCGAGGGGGTGACCACGATGCCGTCGGCCCGGCCCGCGTCATCGAGCGCGCGGCCCCGGTTGTAGGTCAGGATCGCGTGGCTGAGCGCCGGTGTGGGCACCCACGAGTCGCGAGAGTCGACGCGCACGTCCACGCCGTTCGCGACGAGCACCTCGATGGCGCTGCGCTCGGCGGGCAGCGACAGGCCGTGGGTGTCGCGACCGAGGAACAGCGGCCCCTCGATGCCCTGCGCGCGGCGGTAGTCCACGATCGCCTGGGTCGTGGCGAGGATGTGGTCCTCGTTGAAGCTCGTCGCGAGCGAGGACCCGCGGTGGCCGCTCGTGCCGAAGGCGACGCGCTGCGCGGGCACAGCGGCATCCGGCTTGCGGTCGTAGTAGGCGGCGATCAGCTCATCGATGTCGATGAGGTCGGATGCTTCTGCGGGCGCTCCTGCACGGCTCATGGTGCTTAGTCTGCCTGTTCCCGGACCCTCGTGTCGCCGATTGACACGGCACCCACGGCACTCACGGAGCGCTGTGGGCCAGGAGAGCCCCCAGCGCCGCCCGCACGGCGGGCGAATCGGCCTGCGATCGGCGGTGGACCGCGACGATGTCCCGCGTGGACGCGGGCTCGGCGGTGGGGATCGCCACGAGATCGGGGCCGAGGTCGCCGCGTCCCAGACGGGGTACGAGCGCGATCACGGCACCGGTGCGGACGAGCTCGAGGTGGTTGTCGAACTCCATCGACTCGTAGACCACGCGCGGCGCATTGCGCACGCCGTCGAACAGGCGCCGGAGCCACTGCCGGCAGATGGAGGTGTCGAAGGTGGCGACCCACTGCTCCTGCGCCAGATCGGCGGGGCGGAGCACGGAACGCGAGGCCAGGGGATGCCCGCGGTGCACGATGACGTCGGCGACGTCGGTGAACAGCGGCGTCACCACGACGTGATCGGGGATGGCGAGGGTCACCCCGCCCCACTGGTGCACGATGCCGAGATCGCGCTGGCCGGATGCGACGAGGGCGACGGTCTCCCACGGCTCGCTCTCGCGCAGCAGGACCCGCAGCCCGGGGTGCGCCCGGGCGAGGTCGACGAGGACGCTCCCGAAGAGGCCGCGCACGACCGTCGAGAACGCGGCGATCCGCAGCTCTCCGGCGACGGTGCCGTCGTCGGGCGCGGCCGCGTGCAGGTCGGCCCGCAGCCGTTCGAGGTCGGCCAGGATCGCCGTCGAGCCGACGACGAGCTGGGTGCCCGCGTCGGTGAGCGCGACACCGCGCCCGACCCGCTCGAGCAGCGCGAGGCCGGTCTCGCGCTCGAGCCGCTTGATCTGCTGAGAGACCGCCGAGGGTGTGAAGCCCAGCGCGGCGGCGGCCGCCGACACGCTGCCCTCGCGAGCGACGGTGCGCAGCGACTGCACGGCGTCCAGATCGATCATGCAGCAATGCTACCGATTTACGTGCAGAAACCATCGCTTGTGCTTCATGAATGGCGGGGGTGGACTGATGCCGTGAGCAGACGCGACATGATCCTGGCCGCCACGGTGGCGGCGCTGTGGGGTTTCAACTTCCTCGTCATCGAGTGGGGCATGGCGGGCGTGCCGCCGCTGCTCTTCGTGGCGATACGGTTCGCCGTCGTCGCGGCCTTCGTCGTGGTGGTGCCCCGGCCCGCGGCATCCGCACGGGCGATCTGGGGCGTCGGCGTCTTCATGAGCCTCGGGCAGTTCGGTCTGCTCTACACCTCGCTCGCGCTCGGGCTGCAGCCCGGGCTCGCCGCACTCCTGCTGCAGGCGCAGGCGGTGTTCACCGTCGTCATCGCCGCCGGCGTGCTGCGCGAGGTCCCGACCCGCGGTCAAGCGGCGGGAGTGGCCGTCGGCGTGCTGGGGCTCGCCGTCGTCGCGCTCGGGCGCGGTGGCGATGCCCCCGCCATCGCGGTGGTGTTCGCGCTCGCCGCGGCGCTGTCGTGGGCGATCGGCAACGTGATCTCGCGCCGGGCGGGGGCAGTCGGCGGGCGGGGACGGCTCGGTGCGCTGTCGCTGACCGTCTGGTCGGCGGCGGTGGTGCCCGTTCCGGCGCTGCTGCTCGCGCTCGTCGTCGACGGTCCGGATGCCGTCGTCGCGGGTCTCGGCGCCTTCGGGTGGC
Protein-coding sequences here:
- a CDS encoding carbohydrate ABC transporter permease, whose protein sequence is MTTTAAAPKAGRPEPTQRRRRSKLTLRNTLLGWSFILPNFVGFALLTLVPVITLFYMSLTNWNIFGTANWVGLANFERLLGDGSFRISFVNTLYYAALHIPLTIVASLGLALLLNNKLRGVAFFRTAAFFPYITSIVAIAVVWNLLFSPEYGPINEILRGIGIANPPGWLTSSEWAMPAVVIVSTWRDMGYYMILFLAGLQTVPRELYEAARMDGANAWQRFVNVTLPCLRPTMFFVTVMLTINSFKIFDLILVMTEGGPGQSTLVISQFIYRKGFEENQFGYASAAAVALFFLCIFVTIIQFIWNKRRNV
- a CDS encoding carbohydrate ABC transporter permease, which produces MTDLLVPQDDRRALRKLAADATPEGHRPDTVTPLRRVGRIAGYIALIIAAAALLLPFFWMIMSSLKTANEVFSVPIQWIPEVFIWQNYVDIWSQSGMLTWIRNTLVLAVVVTFLQVLTGSFAAYGFARIRFPGRDVLFLAYIGTIAVPWQSYMIPQFILLSNVKVSNTLWAIILIQAFGAFGVFLMKQFYETIPEELSEAARLDGLSEYGIWRRIMLPLSVPALASLTLLTFVNTWNDYLGPLIYLRNPDLWTIQLGLKSFVSNLYDTNYALLFAGLVISVVPIALIFLLGQKYFVEGIATSGMKG
- a CDS encoding DUF624 domain-containing protein — translated: MKRISHNTYATVFGVVYLGLMTNLLLLASCLPFVILLVITDPALSWPLLAVVAPPCAPGITAAFATFRAHGEGDNQVVRTFARNWKRSWRKAMLLGTAATAGLVIVLVDVRFFAPLQAGVAVVPVLAVLTVLLLASALVAFAALAEEPRATFRAIARAALYLSVRRWWLSLVSLAVIALQAGLFVTMPAIAIGLTAAPALYLAWANARYILRPVLGDPEPQTV
- a CDS encoding glycoside hydrolase family 88 protein; the encoded protein is MTSLPGTDLDVSPAATAAIDAAIADALATLRRNIETFGLSYPDDTTDGDRYPIRPAAGGFAAGANRGWTTSFWPGMMWIAWEITGDTFFRDAGLAHAADFARRVREEDDLDTHDLGFLYTLASVAPSRLLGDEDARAAALEAADHLMRRFLEPAGIIQAWGDLSDPAQRGRTIVDSLMNMPLLTWAGEQTGQSRFADAVRRHTTQLRTHILRDDDTTFHTFYWDAETGEPLRGATEQGAFDDSCWARGQAWGVYGFALNHRATGDPALLDASRRCAERFLSHLPSDRVPFWDMVYTDGADAPRDSSSAAIAVSGLFELAGVETDPEAARRYRAAAYEILASLIENYTPETPEASDAVILHSVYDFPKSVGVDEGTLWGDYFYLEALVRAARPDWKPYW
- a CDS encoding fumarylacetoacetate hydrolase family protein; translated protein: MRLVRYRSPLGGDVARSGAVVEVAGVDRVVDLGADTLPELLAAGSAPLHAAIAAGAAAAPLLSDVRLEAPVRPGKILCLGYNYRGHVPDGVDPTADDPDFPDVFVKTPNTLGGPADPVVVPAVADDVDYEGEIAVVIGRRAKDVGIDDALDHVAGFTILNDVSDRSWQRRQSQWAMGKCFDGFAPLGPWLVTPDEAGDPQDMLVEVVRDGVVTVSQSTATTIFSVAFVVSYLSSVMTLEPGDIISTGTPQKLPAAQGSHRPLRPGDAVTVRIERLGELTTTFIGGPA
- the kduD gene encoding 2-dehydro-3-deoxy-D-gluconate 5-dehydrogenase KduD, with the protein product MILDSFRLDDRVALVTGSTRGLGQGAAIALAEAGADVALLDRGDATETAERIEALGRRAHRIRLDLATATPDQLAAAVDETVAELGRIDILVNNAGMIRRAPAAEHPVADWNEVLAVNLDAVFHLSQAAGRRMIAQGSGRILNVASMLSFQGGILVPGYAASKHAVAGLTKALANEWAASGVTVNAIAPGYMATDNTAPIRADADREASILARIPAARWGTPGDLQGAFVFLASNAAAYVTGAIVPVDGGWLVR
- the kduI gene encoding 5-dehydro-4-deoxy-D-glucuronate isomerase, with protein sequence MQQRYATNPAQIPGMTTADLREQYLVPEVFLPGEITVVYTHHDRIVLGGAVPAGRDLVLPGYPEIRSDYFLQHREVGIINVGGTGTVTADGEVYTLVTGACLYLGRGIRDVVFADAAEGAEAGAQFYLFSAPAHTTYPAALVSPGEGTVRELGDQATSNRRTLNQYIHENGVKSCQIVMGVTSLHEGSMWNTMPAHTHDRRTECYLYFDVPEDARVIHLLGEREETRHLVVADRQAIISPSWSLHSGVGTAAYSFIWAMAGENQTFDDMDAAPVTTLK